In Dyadobacter sp. NIV53, a single window of DNA contains:
- a CDS encoding sialate O-acetylesterase produces MNSTNKKFILLLIFICGFKAEIYAQRFYSVVFDQLPEDMQLYAREDDDMAVVPVSGVIEVAGWDHISVVTFRNKERYAYNKSVLAYEGKPSASFDIKPSIKAEMADYSFEIYACKQADSILIVKRAEVVAGDFYVISGQSNALALQFGDYSNKYCRTVARIPDSNPGLTPGDTLWIPAAWSWTYVGAWGLQLQRSVLETYGIPTCVINGSLPGTKITQFLDRDASNPAKPTSLYGGLLHRVNKAKPARIRNFFWYQGEQEAIEGIAGYDAEFDKLFKYWQIDYPQVDEFDIIQINAFWSPTAGEIRDFQRRTKYLYPKTDHFATLGLPLYTDGIHYLIDGYQILGKRLFHFLSPKNYGLADTVDVSCPDIKKAYYSSAKKDEIVLLFDEGQHLKWPADTIIKGEDGTPVTMSNRNFFFLDGNNASPAKVKSGTAAGNRVTLSMTEPVTAKTINYLPIVKPANISVFRGPYITNSTGLSAFSFNNVTIGDPLLLSLSSIQAGMTVQVEWPSATGATNYVLERKTDSSAVFTKIKEFDDKTVSYVDKDVAVNKTYTYRIQAFSAVSESQQYESSITVVPILAVEPQNKSDYMNVYPNPSTDKLNIQFKKATSGVLQIVNKQGQSVFSDNIVLKKEYFINTALLPSGAYIITLKNDKGIAVSQKIVK; encoded by the coding sequence ATGAACTCAACGAATAAAAAATTTATTTTACTGCTTATCTTCATTTGTGGTTTTAAAGCAGAAATTTATGCGCAGCGTTTTTATTCTGTCGTCTTTGATCAGCTTCCGGAAGACATGCAATTGTATGCCAGAGAAGACGATGACATGGCTGTCGTGCCAGTTTCAGGAGTAATTGAAGTTGCAGGATGGGATCATATTTCTGTTGTTACTTTCAGGAATAAAGAACGTTATGCCTATAATAAATCAGTACTTGCTTATGAGGGAAAACCTTCGGCTTCCTTTGATATTAAGCCATCTATTAAGGCGGAAATGGCAGATTATTCTTTCGAGATATACGCATGTAAACAGGCCGATTCTATTTTAATAGTAAAAAGAGCCGAAGTTGTTGCAGGTGATTTTTATGTAATCAGCGGACAATCAAATGCATTGGCTCTTCAATTTGGGGATTATTCAAACAAATACTGCCGTACGGTTGCACGTATTCCCGATTCCAATCCGGGGCTCACTCCCGGTGATACGCTATGGATTCCTGCGGCATGGTCATGGACTTACGTGGGAGCCTGGGGTTTGCAGCTTCAAAGGTCTGTTCTTGAAACTTACGGTATTCCTACCTGCGTTATCAATGGCTCTTTGCCAGGAACGAAGATAACGCAGTTTTTGGACAGGGATGCGAGCAATCCTGCTAAGCCTACCTCTCTTTATGGCGGTCTTTTACATCGGGTCAATAAAGCAAAACCAGCAAGGATCCGTAACTTTTTTTGGTATCAGGGGGAACAGGAAGCGATTGAAGGAATTGCAGGTTATGACGCGGAATTTGACAAACTATTTAAATACTGGCAAATTGATTACCCGCAAGTGGATGAGTTTGATATCATACAGATAAATGCTTTCTGGAGTCCTACTGCGGGTGAGATAAGGGATTTTCAGCGGAGGACAAAATATCTTTATCCCAAAACAGATCATTTTGCAACATTAGGATTACCACTATATACAGACGGAATTCATTATTTAATTGATGGTTATCAGATACTTGGAAAACGGTTATTCCACTTTTTAAGTCCGAAAAATTACGGATTAGCGGATACCGTTGATGTTTCGTGCCCTGACATAAAAAAGGCATATTACTCTTCAGCAAAAAAAGATGAAATCGTGCTTTTGTTTGATGAAGGACAACATTTAAAATGGCCGGCAGATACGATAATAAAAGGGGAGGATGGTACGCCAGTGACAATGAGTAACCGTAACTTCTTTTTCCTCGATGGAAATAATGCATCACCTGCCAAAGTCAAATCGGGTACAGCGGCCGGAAACCGTGTGACATTGTCAATGACGGAACCCGTTACTGCAAAAACGATCAATTATCTTCCGATTGTAAAACCGGCAAACATTTCGGTTTTTCGTGGGCCGTATATTACCAATAGTACGGGACTGAGTGCCTTTTCTTTTAATAATGTTACTATTGGTGACCCGTTGCTGCTTTCTCTTTCATCTATTCAGGCGGGTATGACAGTACAGGTAGAATGGCCATCTGCCACAGGTGCAACTAATTATGTTCTGGAAAGAAAAACCGATTCTTCCGCCGTTTTTACTAAAATAAAAGAGTTTGATGACAAAACGGTTAGTTACGTAGATAAGGATGTCGCAGTGAATAAAACGTATACATACCGGATTCAGGCATTCAGCGCCGTTTCTGAATCACAACAGTATGAATCTTCTATAACGGTTGTGCCAATTCTTGCGGTGGAGCCACAAAATAAAAGTGATTATATGAATGTTTATCCAAATCCTTCGACAGATAAATTAAATATTCAGTTTAAAAAAGCAACTTCCGGAGTATTACAAATCGTTAATAAGCAAGGGCAAAGCGTATTCAGCGACAACATTGTTTTGAAAAAGGAGTATTTCATTAATACAGCGCTTTTACCATCCGGAGCTTACATTATCACGCTTAAAAATGACAAGGGAATTGCGGTTAGCCAGAAAATTGTGAAATAA